One Halarcobacter ebronensis genomic window carries:
- the pstB gene encoding phosphate ABC transporter ATP-binding protein PstB has product MSNKNIKVDVSELNLWYGENHALHNITVPLYENKITALIGPSGCGKSTFLRCLNRMNDLISIVKIDGSVVIDNKNIYDKDVDEVSVRKKIGMVFQQPNPFPKSIYDNVSYAPLKHGHVKKGKACDELVEKSLRDAGLWEEVKDKLAQPGTSLSGGQQQRLCIARTIAVKPEVILMDEPTSALDPISTEKIEALMLELKEKYTIITVTHNMQQAARVADYTAFFHLGKLIEYDETDTIFVNPSNKKTEDYITGRFG; this is encoded by the coding sequence ATGTCTAATAAAAATATAAAAGTTGATGTAAGCGAATTAAATCTTTGGTATGGGGAAAACCATGCTTTACACAATATAACTGTTCCTTTATATGAAAATAAAATAACAGCTTTAATTGGACCATCAGGATGTGGTAAATCTACATTTTTAAGATGTTTAAATAGAATGAATGACCTTATATCTATTGTTAAAATTGATGGTTCAGTTGTAATTGACAATAAAAATATCTATGATAAAGATGTTGATGAAGTGAGTGTAAGAAAAAAAATTGGAATGGTATTTCAACAACCAAATCCTTTTCCAAAATCAATTTATGATAATGTCTCTTATGCTCCTTTAAAGCATGGTCATGTAAAAAAAGGAAAAGCTTGTGATGAGCTTGTAGAAAAATCTCTTAGAGATGCAGGTCTGTGGGAAGAGGTAAAAGATAAACTAGCGCAACCTGGAACTTCACTATCTGGTGGACAACAACAAAGACTTTGTATTGCTAGAACAATTGCTGTTAAACCAGAAGTTATTTTAATGGATGAACCAACTTCAGCACTTGATCCTATTTCAACTGAAAAGATTGAAGCTTTAATGCTTGAATTAAAAGAAAAATATACAATTATAACAGTAACTCACAATATGCAACAAGCGGCAAGAGTTGCAGACTATACTGCATTTTTCCATTTAGGAAAATTGATTGAATATGATGAAACAGATACAATTTTTGTTAACCCATCAAATAAAAAAACAGAAGACTATATTACAGGAAGGTTTGGATAA